The Xiphophorus couchianus chromosome 14, X_couchianus-1.0, whole genome shotgun sequence genome includes a region encoding these proteins:
- the trmt10b gene encoding tRNA methyltransferase 10 homolog B, with product MFGDFPLKTRYSFLPEMSLGLSEKQHVSSETCEADPDGVSELMDLLRMDLDPDGEQRKAEGGEAPCSKNVLRKQRHWERQLAAKKSKRKEEKQKRRLNRAQASGGDKEAVQFTKRVMKAITNERLAEARSTGQKLCVDLSMTDCMSDKEISRLAGQLRRLYGSNKKATRPFHLFLTELREDSRLYRECVRMNDGFLGYAMEITEESCLDLFPSESVVYLTPDAQEALQTVDADKVYVLGGLVDESIQKKLSLSRAAELSVRTARLPVDEYMAKKNNAKNFHSKILAVNQVFDILVMFSETGSWTQALQTWFPAGKGYVISPENSTCFPVEEQ from the exons ATGTTTGGAGATTTCCCGTTAAAAACAAGGTATTCTTTTCTGCCAGAGATGTCTCTGGGGCTGAGTGAGAAGCAACATGTTTCGTCAGAAACGTGTGAGGCGGATCCGGATGGGGTTTCGGAGCTCATGGATCTGCTGCGCATGGATCTGGATCCTGATGGAGAGCAAAGGAAAGCTGAGGGAGGCGAAGCACCGTGTTCT AAGAACGTACTGAGGAAGCAGCGACACTGGGAGAGGCAGCTGGCTGCGAAGAAGAGCAAACGCAAAGAAGAGAAACAGAAGAGGAGGTTGAACCGCGCGCAGGCATCAG GTGGTGACAAGGAAGCCGTGCAGTTCACCAAGCGAGTCATGAAGGCGATCACCAACGAGCGTCTAGCAGAGGCTCGCTCCACCGGTCAGAAACTTTGCGTGGACCTCAGCATGACAGACTGCATGTCTGACAAG GAGATAAGCCGGCTGGCGGGCCAGTTGAGGCGGCTGTACGGGTCGAACAAGAAGGCGACTCGGCCGTTTCATCTGTTCCTGACGGAGCTGAGAGAGGACAGCCGACTCTACCGGGAGTGTGTTCGAATGAACGACGGCTTCCTCGGCTACGCG ATGGAAATAACAGAGGAAAGCTGTTTGGACCTGTTCCCTTCAGAATCTGTCGTTTATCTCACCCCAGATGCCCAAGAAG CTTTGCAGACAGTGGACGCTGACAAAGTGTACGTCCTCGGTGGTCTGGTGGACGAAAGCATCCAGAAG AAGCTGAGCCTTTCCAGAGCCGCGGAGCTGAGCGTCCGCACCGCCAGGCTCCCTGTGGACGAGTACATGGCGAAGAAAAACAACGCAAAGAACTTCCACTCCAAGATCCTCGCCGTTAATCAAG TGTTCGACATCTTGGTAATGTTCTCGGAGACCGGCAGCTGGACGCAGGCGCTGCAGACGTGGTTTCCTGCAGGAAAGGGTTACGTCATCTCACCGGAAAACTCAACATGTTTTCCTGTTGAGGAGCAATGA
- the cxcl19 gene encoding C-X-C motif chemokine 19, producing MKLCIVIVLAALLVLADGMPPISRDLNPHCRCLQVESRIIPAENLKSIKLVPEGPNCAETEVIAGLVSGEKVCLNPQSAWVKKLVQFVLERQTQKQKAAPKKTA from the exons ATGAAGCTCTGCATCGTGATTGTGCTGGCGGCCCTGCTGGTGCTCGCTGACG GAATGCCGCCCATAAGCAGGGACCTCAACCCGCACTGCAGGTGCCTGCAGGTCGAGTCCAGGATCATCCCTGCAGAGAACCTGAAGAGCATCAAGCTGGTCCCCGAGGGGCCCAACTGCGCCGAAACAGAAGTCAT AGCCGGACTGGTGAGCGGGGAGAAGGTGTGTCTCAACCCTCAGTCCGCCTGGGTGAAGAAGCTGGTCCAGTTTGTCCTGGAGAGACAGACCCAGAAGCAGAAAGCCGCTCCCAAGAAGACGGCATGA
- the LOC114157298 gene encoding C-X-C motif chemokine 3-like isoform X1 yields the protein MNSGIRCIVLLACITICSSASIMRCKCIKTISAVRTHLIADAKVYKPVPSCSQQEVIVILKDKTQLCLDPAGRQAQDIIRILEAKEMQAKAKQTSSVNTKATTAATTTTAAIITSAATTSAATSPPVAAAATSTAATPVAATSPPVAATSL from the exons ATGAACTCTGGGATCCGGTGCATCGTTCTTCTGGCCTGCATCACCATCTGCTCCTCAGCCA GTATTATGAGGTGTAAGTGTATAAAAACGATTTCTGCAGTAAGGACCCATCTCATCGCTGATGCGAAAGTGTATAAACCTGTTCCATCCTGCAgccaacaggaagtgat TGTCATCCTGAAAGATAAAACCCAGCTCTGTCTTGACCCAGCGGGACGTCAGGCTCAAGACATCATCAGAATCCTGGAAGCAAAAGAAAT GCAGGCAAAGGCTAAGCAGACGAGCAGCGTCAACACAAAAGCAACTACTGCAGCAACCACAACTACTGCAGCAATCATAAcatcagcagcaacaacatcagca GCAACATCACCaccagtagcagcagcagcaacatcaacagcagcaacacccGTAGCAGCAACATCACCACCAGTAGCAG CAACATctctgtaa
- the LOC114157298 gene encoding growth-regulated alpha protein-like isoform X2, producing the protein MNSGIRCIVLLACITICSSASIMRCKCIKTISAVRTHLIADAKVYKPVPSCSQQEVIVILKDKTQLCLDPAGRQAQDIIRILEAKEMQAKAKQTSSVNTKATTAATTTTAAIITSAATTSATATSL; encoded by the exons ATGAACTCTGGGATCCGGTGCATCGTTCTTCTGGCCTGCATCACCATCTGCTCCTCAGCCA GTATTATGAGGTGTAAGTGTATAAAAACGATTTCTGCAGTAAGGACCCATCTCATCGCTGATGCGAAAGTGTATAAACCTGTTCCATCCTGCAgccaacaggaagtgat TGTCATCCTGAAAGATAAAACCCAGCTCTGTCTTGACCCAGCGGGACGTCAGGCTCAAGACATCATCAGAATCCTGGAAGCAAAAGAAAT GCAGGCAAAGGCTAAGCAGACGAGCAGCGTCAACACAAAAGCAACTACTGCAGCAACCACAACTACTGCAGCAATCATAAcatcagcagcaacaacatcagcaacag CAACATctctgtaa
- the LOC114157834 gene encoding permeability factor 2-like isoform X1, whose amino-acid sequence MKSAVQLVILLACIFLCSSARIIMRCQCINTIPAIRRELIKDVKVHEPSPACKKRQVIVIRNDDKKFCLNPETDFTKNLLLDIERNNKKLSTTTTTTAATTQPATAATSSVTNQ is encoded by the exons ATGAAGTCTGCTGTCCAGCTCGTCATTCTTCTGGCCTGCATCTTCCTCTGCTCCTCAGCGAGAA TTATTATGAGATGCCAGTGTATAAACACGATCCCTGCAATAAGGCGTGAATTAATCAAAGACGTGAAGGTGCATGAACCCAGTCCGGCTTGTAAGAAACGCCAAGTGAT AGTCATCCGGAATGATGATAAAAAGTTCTGTCTCAACCCGGAGACAGATTTCACCAAAAACCTCCTGCTAGACATAGAAAG GAACAACAAGAAActctcaacaacaacaacaacaactgcagCTACAACACaaccagcaacagcagcaacttcGTCTGTCACAAATCAGTGA
- the LOC114157834 gene encoding permeability factor 2-like isoform X2 has protein sequence MKSAVQLVILLACIFLCSSARIIMRCQCINTIPAIRRELIKDVKVHEPSPACKKRQVIVIRNDDKKFCLNPETDFTKNLLLDIERNNKKLSTTATAATSSVTNQ, from the exons ATGAAGTCTGCTGTCCAGCTCGTCATTCTTCTGGCCTGCATCTTCCTCTGCTCCTCAGCGAGAA TTATTATGAGATGCCAGTGTATAAACACGATCCCTGCAATAAGGCGTGAATTAATCAAAGACGTGAAGGTGCATGAACCCAGTCCGGCTTGTAAGAAACGCCAAGTGAT AGTCATCCGGAATGATGATAAAAAGTTCTGTCTCAACCCGGAGACAGATTTCACCAAAAACCTCCTGCTAGACATAGAAAG GAACAACAAGAAActctcaacaa cagcaacagcagcaacttcGTCTGTCACAAATCAGTGA